A genomic region of Cydia strobilella chromosome 12, ilCydStro3.1, whole genome shotgun sequence contains the following coding sequences:
- the LOC134745804 gene encoding transmembrane protein 222 yields the protein MNVDRSPESPVDLSDREQAVLMDPIDHERCRYPYCIVWTPIPVLTWMFPFLGHMGICTSSGVIRDFAGPYFVSEDLMAFGNPTKYWQLTPAKAHNGQPGWDAAVHKASEIYKKRMHIIFYDNCHSHVAMALNLMGYGGCKNWNMVKLAFYMIPYSKYVSLGAFVKTWLPFVIIVAFICTLAALI from the exons ATGAATGTTGACCGCAGCCCGGAAAGCCCAGTAGATTTGAGTGATCGCGAGCAAGCCGTCCTGATGGATCCTATTGACCACGAACGTTGTCGCTATCCATATTGTATAGTTTGGACTCCCATTCCGGTTTTAAC GTGGATGTTCCCGTTTCTGGGTCACATGGGCATCTGCACATCCAGCGGGGTAATCCGGGACTTTGCCGGTCCGTACTTTGTGTCTGAAGACCTGATGGCCTTCGGGAATCCAACCAAGTACTGGCAGCTGACACCAGCTAAGGCTCACAATGGGCAACCTGGGTGGGATGCTGCTGTTCATAAAGCCTCAGAGATTTATAAAAAGAGAATG CATATCATATTCTATGACAACTGCCACTCTCATGTGGCAATGGCGCTAAACCTCATGGGCTACGGGGGCTGTAAGAACTGGAATATGGTGAAGCTGGCCTTCTACATGATACCCTATTCTAAATATGTCAG cCTCGGAGCCTTCGTAAAGACATGGCTGCCGTTCGTGATCATCGTCGCATTCATCTGCACACTCGCCGCTCTCATATAG